A genomic region of uncultured Roseibium sp. contains the following coding sequences:
- a CDS encoding aminotransferase class III-fold pyridoxal phosphate-dependent enzyme: MKTSISQGDWKARATAVLPAAGFGNFDPGVVIRSGKGARVWDEDGNEFIDYLIGSGPMILGHGHPEVLEAVQEQLAAGMTFFANNARGIELAEVLVEAVPCADQVRYVSTGGEADMYAMRLARAFTGRDKILKFEGGYHGMSGEALMSLSPTKLINFPQAVPDSAGIPESVRDSMLIAPFNDAEFVSSLIEEHANEIACVIIEPLQRLIPPEPGFLQALRDLTSKHGIVLIFDEVVTGFRFAYGGAQEYYGVTPDLCTLGKIIGGGFPLAAIAGKKEIMDHFDKSIAGADGFTFQIGTLSGNPVASVAGLKTLEILKRPGAYETIRKNGERLMAAYKTHLEAAGIAHQIVGEPFLFDVVFTDQPVKNYRDMFRNDAGRAKSLNRSLRAGGILKPDSKLYAHLALTEADLAQTEAALEAGARELGG; the protein is encoded by the coding sequence ATGAAAACATCTATTTCACAAGGCGACTGGAAAGCGCGCGCGACCGCCGTGCTGCCGGCTGCCGGGTTCGGTAACTTCGATCCGGGCGTCGTGATCCGGAGCGGCAAGGGGGCCAGGGTCTGGGACGAGGACGGCAACGAATTCATCGACTACCTGATCGGCTCCGGACCGATGATCCTCGGCCACGGGCATCCGGAAGTTCTCGAAGCCGTGCAGGAACAGCTCGCCGCCGGCATGACATTCTTCGCCAACAACGCACGCGGGATCGAACTTGCCGAAGTGCTGGTCGAGGCCGTGCCCTGCGCGGACCAGGTGCGCTACGTGTCGACAGGGGGCGAGGCGGACATGTATGCCATGCGCCTTGCCAGGGCCTTTACCGGGCGTGACAAGATCCTGAAATTCGAGGGCGGTTATCACGGCATGTCCGGTGAGGCGCTGATGAGCCTGTCGCCAACCAAGCTGATCAACTTTCCGCAGGCCGTGCCAGATTCCGCCGGTATTCCGGAAAGCGTGCGCGACAGCATGCTTATCGCGCCCTTCAACGATGCTGAGTTCGTCAGTTCGCTGATCGAAGAGCATGCAAATGAGATCGCTTGTGTGATCATCGAACCGCTGCAGCGTCTGATCCCGCCGGAGCCGGGGTTCCTGCAGGCGCTGAGAGACCTGACCAGCAAGCACGGCATCGTGCTGATCTTCGACGAGGTCGTGACCGGCTTCCGCTTTGCCTATGGCGGGGCGCAGGAATATTATGGCGTCACACCGGACCTCTGCACGCTCGGCAAGATCATCGGCGGCGGGTTCCCGCTGGCCGCGATCGCCGGCAAGAAGGAGATCATGGACCATTTCGACAAGTCCATCGCTGGTGCCGACGGCTTCACGTTCCAGATCGGTACCTTGAGCGGAAACCCGGTTGCCAGTGTTGCGGGTCTCAAGACCCTGGAAATTCTCAAACGTCCGGGTGCCTATGAAACCATCCGCAAGAATGGCGAACGTCTGATGGCGGCCTACAAAACGCATCTGGAAGCGGCGGGCATTGCCCACCAGATCGTCGGCGAACCTTTCCTGTTCGATGTCGTTTTCACGGATCAGCCCGTAAAGAACTACCGCGATATGTTCCGGAACGATGCCGGCAGGGCAAAAAGCCTTAATCGCAGTCTGCGTGCGGGCGGAATCCTGAAACCGGACAGCAAGCTCTATGCGCATCTGGCGTTGACGGAAGCCGATCTGGCCCAGACTGAGGCGGCTCTGGAAGCGGGCGCGCGGGAACTTGGGGGGTGA
- a CDS encoding TRAP transporter large permease subunit, with protein sequence MNLPLDLIMFGALIGFILLGYPVAFTIAGVATGFALLGWMLGDFNIQLMGAMGQRFFGVLINPVLTAIPLFVLMGVILEKSRIAEELLETMGRLFGRMNGGLGVSVMLVGALLAASTGIVGATVVAMGLIALPTMLRNGYDPKLASGMVCTAGTLGQIIPPSTLLIILADVMSNAFQQAQYAQGKFTIETISVGQTFAAAMVPGLLLVVVYCVYILARARLFPGDAPAMQEDVAQPSAGEIMAAILPPILLIFAVLGSILGGIASPNEAAAVGAVGAILLAGRRLGVSTRLIVAATLALLILAVAATLLPVRLQRSDVTVTGYLLAAVYAGLAIFALSVVLRILWAAFGDGLLKASLLSTLTVTSMIFATILMASFFSLVFVGLGGEDRVHAILNEMPGGPAGALIFAMLFVFVLGFFLDFVEISVILLPVLIPPLILMGIDPIWLTVLIAINLQTSFLTPPFGFSLFYLRGAAPKEVTTGQIYRGVVPFIALQAVAVAILWLFPILATWLPRSLY encoded by the coding sequence ATGAACCTGCCGCTCGACCTGATCATGTTCGGCGCGCTGATCGGCTTCATCCTGCTCGGTTACCCGGTCGCCTTCACCATTGCCGGGGTCGCGACGGGATTTGCGCTTCTCGGCTGGATGCTGGGCGACTTCAACATTCAGCTTATGGGCGCGATGGGACAGCGGTTTTTCGGGGTTCTGATCAACCCGGTCCTGACGGCGATCCCGCTGTTTGTCCTGATGGGTGTCATTCTGGAGAAAAGCCGCATCGCGGAAGAGCTCCTGGAGACCATGGGACGCCTGTTTGGCCGCATGAACGGGGGCCTCGGCGTCTCCGTCATGCTTGTCGGTGCGCTGCTGGCAGCATCCACCGGCATTGTCGGCGCGACGGTGGTTGCGATGGGCCTCATCGCACTGCCGACCATGCTGCGCAACGGATATGACCCGAAGCTCGCCTCGGGGATGGTGTGCACAGCCGGAACGCTCGGCCAGATCATACCGCCCTCGACGCTTCTGATCATCCTGGCCGATGTCATGTCGAATGCTTTCCAGCAGGCACAATACGCGCAGGGCAAGTTCACGATCGAGACCATTTCCGTCGGCCAGACCTTTGCCGCCGCCATGGTCCCCGGGTTGTTGCTGGTCGTGGTTTACTGCGTCTACATTCTGGCCCGCGCCAGGCTGTTTCCCGGCGATGCACCGGCGATGCAAGAAGACGTGGCCCAGCCCTCGGCAGGGGAGATCATGGCTGCCATCTTGCCGCCCATTCTCCTGATCTTTGCGGTTCTCGGCTCGATCCTCGGCGGCATCGCCTCCCCGAACGAAGCAGCTGCCGTCGGCGCAGTCGGGGCAATCCTGCTCGCCGGACGGCGTCTGGGTGTTTCGACAAGACTGATCGTAGCCGCAACCCTGGCGCTGCTGATCCTCGCTGTCGCCGCCACCCTGTTGCCGGTGCGCCTGCAGCGTTCGGATGTCACCGTCACCGGCTATCTGCTTGCCGCAGTCTATGCAGGGCTCGCGATCTTTGCGCTGAGCGTGGTGCTGCGCATTCTCTGGGCTGCCTTCGGCGACGGGCTCCTGAAAGCCTCGCTGCTGTCGACCCTGACCGTTACCTCGATGATTTTTGCAACGATCCTGATGGCCAGTTTCTTCTCACTGGTCTTTGTCGGCCTCGGCGGCGAGGACAGGGTGCACGCGATCCTCAACGAGATGCCCGGGGGCCCGGCCGGAGCGCTGATTTTCGCGATGCTGTTCGTGTTCGTGCTTGGCTTCTTTCTCGACTTCGTGGAGATCTCCGTCATTCTGCTGCCGGTTCTGATCCCGCCGCTCATCCTGATGGGGATCGACCCCATCTGGCTGACCGTCCTGATCGCGATCAACCTGCAGACATCGTTCCTGACGCCCCCGTTCGGCTTCTCCCTGTTCTACCTGAGGGGCGCCGCCCCGAAGGAAGTAACGACCGGCCAGATCTATCGCGGCGTCGTGCCCTTCATCGCCCTGCAGGCGGTTGCGGTCGCCATCCTGTGGCTGTTCCCGATCCTCGCGACGTGGCTGCCGCGTTCGCTCTACTGA
- a CDS encoding TRAP transporter small permease subunit, whose translation MERLAGALERVNSLIGNTLCWAALAMLLLQFVIVLLRYVFGYSYIFLDEGVLYLHASLFMLGAGYTFLVNAHVRVDIFYAKCTERTQAWIDLFGHLFLLTPALILLIWFSWPYVRGSWAIMEGPISVGGIPASYLLKTLIPAYCVLLLVQGVAAFIRDVAKLSRTGA comes from the coding sequence ATGGAACGACTGGCGGGCGCGCTGGAGCGCGTCAATTCATTGATAGGAAACACGCTGTGCTGGGCGGCGCTTGCCATGCTGCTTCTGCAGTTCGTGATCGTTCTTTTGCGCTATGTCTTCGGCTACAGCTACATCTTTCTGGACGAGGGCGTGCTCTATCTGCATGCGAGCCTGTTCATGCTCGGTGCGGGCTACACTTTCCTGGTCAACGCGCATGTGCGTGTCGACATCTTCTACGCCAAGTGCACCGAACGGACACAGGCGTGGATTGATCTCTTCGGGCACCTGTTCCTGCTGACCCCGGCCCTCATCCTGCTGATCTGGTTTTCCTGGCCCTATGTTCGCGGCAGCTGGGCGATCATGGAAGGCCCGATATCGGTCGGCGGCATCCCGGCGTCCTATCTCCTGAAAACACTGATCCCGGCCTATTGCGTGTTGTTGCTCGTTCAGGGCGTCGCGGCATTCATCCGCGACGTTGCCAAACTCTCGAGAACCGGCGCATGA
- a CDS encoding glycoside hydrolase family 3 N-terminal domain-containing protein, which produces MKATLRIAAVAGLAFASVMAAHDAARSESVAKVSVGTAKAAAAIPLRQKIGQMILIGFVGDRPARSGVKRVLEQLDAGEIGGVLYLGRNLGNKRTVQRMNTAFREAAPAALPPLIAIDQEGGRVQRLRGRNGFPETPSAKRIARKGSPTDARRTYRVLAKNLADWGFTLNLAPVVDVDANPRNPIIGRLGRSYSSDPEQVAAFGNAFVSAHRAHGVLTALKHFPGHGSSLRDSHEGAVDVTITWSEDELIPFRQLIAGDMADIVMTAHVINRKLEETEVNVPMSLSQSALTAVLRGDLGFGGVIMSDDIQMDAIRWNFSLKEAVLKAVEAGTDILLFANDKRPDPEIPQKVADILEAAADHDRDLARKIDAAYDRIVTLKSRLLNAGVTVPDTSHPLKGTDPAISDGEHLCALEPAQ; this is translated from the coding sequence GTGAAGGCAACCCTCAGGATCGCAGCGGTCGCAGGTTTAGCTTTTGCGTCCGTTATGGCCGCGCATGACGCCGCGCGGTCTGAAAGCGTGGCCAAGGTCTCGGTCGGGACTGCCAAAGCTGCTGCTGCAATCCCGCTCAGGCAGAAGATCGGCCAGATGATCCTGATCGGTTTTGTTGGTGACCGGCCCGCGCGGTCAGGCGTCAAACGGGTACTGGAACAGCTTGACGCCGGCGAAATCGGCGGCGTGCTTTATCTCGGGCGGAACCTTGGAAACAAGCGCACCGTGCAGCGCATGAACACCGCTTTCCGTGAGGCCGCTCCTGCCGCGCTGCCACCGCTGATTGCCATCGACCAGGAAGGCGGGCGGGTGCAACGTCTGCGGGGCCGCAACGGTTTTCCCGAGACCCCGTCAGCCAAACGCATTGCACGCAAAGGCAGCCCGACCGACGCCAGGCGTACCTATCGTGTGCTTGCTAAAAATCTCGCAGACTGGGGGTTCACGCTCAATCTGGCACCCGTCGTCGATGTTGACGCGAATCCGCGCAATCCGATCATCGGCAGGTTGGGCCGGTCTTACTCGTCCGACCCGGAGCAGGTTGCCGCATTTGGCAACGCTTTTGTGTCCGCTCATCGGGCGCACGGGGTTCTGACGGCTCTGAAGCATTTCCCGGGCCACGGATCCAGCCTGAGAGACAGTCACGAGGGTGCGGTCGACGTCACCATCACATGGTCGGAAGACGAACTGATCCCGTTCCGGCAACTGATTGCCGGGGACATGGCGGACATTGTCATGACCGCGCATGTGATCAACCGGAAGCTGGAAGAGACAGAGGTCAATGTTCCCATGTCTCTTTCGCAAAGCGCACTCACCGCTGTGTTGCGCGGTGATCTTGGATTTGGCGGCGTCATCATGTCGGACGACATCCAGATGGACGCGATCCGGTGGAACTTTTCCCTGAAGGAAGCGGTTCTGAAGGCTGTCGAAGCTGGGACCGACATTCTGCTCTTTGCCAATGACAAACGGCCTGATCCGGAGATCCCGCAAAAGGTTGCTGATATTCTCGAGGCCGCGGCGGACCATGATCGGGATCTGGCCCGAAAGATCGATGCCGCCTACGACCGGATCGTGACACTCAAGAGCCGTCTGCTCAACGCGGGAGTGACTGTCCCCGACACATCACACCCGCTGAAAGGCACTGACCCCGCAATATCTGATGGCGAGCACTTGTGTGCGCTTGAACCGGCTCAGTAG
- a CDS encoding TRAP transporter substrate-binding protein — MKRRDFLKAGATGTAAVAATTLAAPAIAQDIRQWRMVTAWPKNLPGPGVAAQMLADRITALSGGRIEVKLFAAGEIVPGNGVFDAVGQGTAELYHAVPAYWGSKSKGILLFGSQPFGLTAPEQAGWLIHGGGQALYDEIYGGFNLKPFLCGNSGPQWAGWFRTEINSVDDLKGLKFRSTGLASEMCSKLGMAVQAMSGPAMFQALQSGALDAGEFIGPWTDSALGYYQIAKNYYWPGVGEPSSAEECAVNLDAYNDLPDDLKAAVSHACASLYNDVLTEYNTKHAQALTQLVNEHDVMVRKLPDEVIVAMGNAAGEVIADLRASDDELIKRITESFLAYRTLMHEYMPYADNGQMNARLLDYNYD, encoded by the coding sequence ATGAAAAGACGTGACTTTCTGAAAGCCGGTGCGACCGGCACCGCCGCCGTCGCGGCCACGACCCTGGCCGCACCCGCCATCGCGCAGGACATCCGCCAGTGGCGCATGGTCACCGCCTGGCCGAAAAACCTGCCGGGACCGGGCGTCGCCGCACAGATGCTTGCCGACCGCATCACGGCGCTTTCCGGCGGACGGATCGAGGTCAAGCTGTTTGCGGCGGGCGAAATCGTTCCGGGCAACGGTGTTTTCGACGCGGTCGGCCAGGGAACCGCAGAACTGTATCACGCAGTCCCGGCCTATTGGGGATCGAAGTCGAAGGGCATCCTCTTGTTCGGCTCGCAGCCTTTCGGCCTGACCGCACCGGAACAGGCCGGCTGGCTGATCCATGGCGGCGGCCAGGCGCTTTACGACGAGATCTACGGCGGTTTCAATCTCAAGCCGTTCCTCTGCGGCAATTCCGGCCCGCAATGGGCAGGCTGGTTCCGCACCGAAATCAACAGCGTCGATGACCTGAAAGGCCTGAAATTCCGCTCGACCGGCCTCGCATCGGAAATGTGCTCCAAGCTCGGCATGGCGGTTCAGGCGATGAGCGGTCCGGCCATGTTCCAGGCACTGCAGTCCGGCGCGCTCGACGCAGGCGAGTTCATCGGTCCCTGGACGGACAGCGCGCTCGGCTACTACCAGATCGCCAAGAACTACTACTGGCCGGGTGTCGGCGAACCGTCTTCCGCAGAGGAATGCGCCGTCAATCTGGACGCCTATAACGACCTGCCGGACGACCTCAAGGCGGCGGTCTCCCATGCGTGTGCGAGCCTCTACAACGACGTCCTCACCGAGTACAACACCAAGCACGCGCAGGCGCTCACCCAGCTTGTCAACGAGCATGACGTGATGGTGCGCAAATTGCCGGACGAGGTCATTGTCGCAATGGGCAACGCGGCTGGCGAAGTCATTGCCGACCTGCGCGCCAGCGATGACGAACTGATCAAGCGCATCACCGAGAGCTTCCTGGCCTATCGCACGCTCATGCACGAATACATGCCTTACGCCGACAACGGCCAGATGAACGCGCGTCTTCTGGACTACAACTACGACTAG
- the hutU gene encoding urocanate hydratase — MTDRRHNARDVYPPTGTELNAKSWLTEAPLRMLMNNLHPDVAENPHELVVYGGIGRAARTWDDFDRIVASLKQLDEDETLLVQSGKPVGVFRTHKDAPRVLIANSNLVPNWANWDHFHELDKKGLAMYGQMTAGSWIYIGTQGIVQGTYETFMEAGRQHYDGDLTGRWILTGGLGGMGGAQPLAAVMAGACCLAVECDEKSADFRLRTRYVDEKTHSLDEALALIESWTKAGEAKSVALIGNTADVFPELVRRGVKPDIVTDQTSAHDPVNGYLPQGWTVAEWRARAEADPKAVEKAARASMKVHVAAMVDFWNQGVPTLDYGNNIRQVALEEGLENAFAFPGFVPAYIRPLFCRGVGPFRWCALSGDPDDIYRTDAKVKELIPGDPHLHNWLDMARDRIAFQGLPARICWVGLGQRHRLGLAFNEMVRTGELKAPVVIGRDHLDSGSVASPNRETEAMKDGSDAVSDWPLLNALLNTASGATWVSLHHGGGVGMGFSQHSGMVICCDGSEDAARRIERVLWNDPATGVMRHADAGYEIALNCAKEQGLNLPGILEE; from the coding sequence ATGACCGATCGCCGACACAATGCCCGCGACGTCTATCCGCCGACAGGAACGGAGTTGAACGCCAAATCCTGGCTGACCGAAGCCCCGCTCCGCATGCTGATGAACAATCTCCATCCCGATGTCGCGGAGAACCCGCACGAACTGGTGGTTTATGGCGGCATCGGCCGCGCGGCCCGGACCTGGGACGATTTCGACCGGATCGTTGCAAGTCTCAAGCAGCTTGACGAGGACGAAACCCTGCTAGTCCAGTCTGGAAAGCCGGTCGGCGTGTTCCGGACCCACAAGGATGCCCCGCGTGTGCTGATCGCCAATTCGAACCTGGTGCCGAACTGGGCCAATTGGGACCACTTCCACGAACTCGACAAGAAGGGACTTGCGATGTACGGCCAGATGACGGCCGGGTCCTGGATCTATATCGGCACGCAGGGCATCGTTCAGGGCACCTATGAAACCTTCATGGAAGCGGGCCGTCAGCACTATGACGGTGATCTGACAGGCCGCTGGATCCTGACCGGCGGGCTTGGCGGCATGGGCGGCGCGCAGCCTCTGGCCGCGGTCATGGCAGGCGCCTGCTGCCTCGCCGTCGAATGCGACGAAAAGAGTGCGGATTTCCGCCTGCGCACCCGCTACGTGGATGAAAAGACCCATTCCCTCGACGAGGCTCTGGCGCTGATCGAAAGCTGGACGAAGGCCGGAGAAGCGAAATCCGTCGCCTTGATCGGCAATACGGCGGACGTCTTTCCCGAACTGGTCAGACGCGGCGTCAAGCCGGACATCGTGACCGACCAGACCTCCGCACATGACCCGGTCAACGGCTATCTGCCGCAGGGATGGACCGTCGCCGAATGGCGCGCAAGGGCGGAAGCGGATCCCAAGGCCGTGGAGAAAGCCGCACGGGCGTCGATGAAGGTCCATGTTGCCGCCATGGTCGATTTCTGGAACCAGGGCGTACCGACGCTGGATTACGGCAACAACATCCGCCAGGTCGCGCTGGAGGAAGGCCTTGAAAACGCCTTTGCCTTCCCCGGCTTCGTGCCGGCCTATATCCGCCCGCTGTTCTGCAGGGGCGTCGGCCCCTTCCGCTGGTGTGCCCTGTCCGGCGATCCGGATGACATTTACCGCACGGATGCCAAGGTCAAGGAGTTGATCCCCGGCGATCCGCATTTGCACAACTGGCTCGACATGGCCAGAGACCGCATTGCCTTTCAGGGACTGCCCGCACGGATCTGCTGGGTCGGCCTGGGTCAGCGCCACCGGCTCGGCCTTGCGTTCAACGAGATGGTCAGGACAGGCGAGCTGAAGGCACCCGTCGTCATCGGCCGCGACCATCTTGATTCCGGTTCCGTTGCCTCGCCCAACCGCGAGACGGAAGCAATGAAGGACGGCTCGGACGCCGTTTCCGATTGGCCGCTTCTCAATGCCCTGCTCAACACCGCCTCCGGTGCGACCTGGGTGTCGCTGCATCATGGCGGTGGTGTCGGCATGGGCTTTTCACAACATTCAGGCATGGTCATCTGCTGTGACGGCAGCGAAGATGCTGCACGGCGGATTGAACGCGTGCTTTGGAACGACCCGGCCACCGGCGTGATGCGTCACGCCGATGCCGGATACGAGATCGCGCTTAACTGCGCGAAAGAACAGGGGCTTAACCTGCCGGGAATTCTGGAGGAATAA